A single region of the Sorghum bicolor cultivar BTx623 chromosome 7, Sorghum_bicolor_NCBIv3, whole genome shotgun sequence genome encodes:
- the LOC8071010 gene encoding uncharacterized protein LOC8071010, whose translation MRGMATPLARAPLPRALPLLRPAPAVRLASRGRSRATAASGEGAAAQVLRTCKNCKQQYDPSGNHPSACRYHTAHFGGETKRKFESVYAGGTMDTPNSGKVFQYWHCCGSEDPFDVGCTASPHCSYDD comes from the exons ATGCGAGGCATGGCCACGCCGCTCGCTCGTGCGCCGCTCCCGCGGGCCCTACCCCTACTTCGCCCCGCTCCCGCCGTCCGGTTGGCCTCGCGCGGCCGTTCCCGTGCCACGGCGGCCAGCGGTGAAGGCGCGGCTGCGCAGGTGCTCCGCACCTGCAAGAACTGCAAGCAGCAGTACGACCCGTCGGGGAACCACCCCTCCGCTTGCCGCTACCACACCGCCCACTTCGGAG GAGAAACAAAGAGAAAATTTGAGAGCGTTTATGCTGGTGGGACCATGGATACTCCAAATTCAGGCAAAGTGTTCCAGTATTGGCATTGCTGTGGGTCTGAAGACCCATTTGATGTGGGCTGTACTGCTTCTCCTCACTGTTCATATGACGATTGA
- the LOC8071011 gene encoding protein ACCELERATED CELL DEATH 6, whose protein sequence is MAAAAMHPYTRQPYVRPSHTTTMHPRLLMAARLGDTQRLKNLLDDGRSVSVGAHVVRVEGSSSSSGPSAATPLTTTACGSSCSLLHVVAASGDGDEFLESAKVIHDRARHLLGIPDSNGDTPLHLAARAGNARMVSHLIHLAKTTDDDVAGEEGHGGADESRSSRLVKELLRGENRRGETVLHDAVRVGSRCMVIRLMEEDPELASFPREEGRGASPLYLAVVMEEVAIARSLHDMSHGSLSYAGPNGQNALHAAVLRGKGPSICMVTVMTAMLLGWNEGLTEQGDHDGCTPLHFATSQQPEEGRSLPCRISNKFPWVRLSAADIPLLLLQTNPCSAYCRDAGGAFPIHVAAAVGAHKAVTTLLGMSPDSAGLQDAGGRTFLHVAVEKKRHSVVKHACRAPSLAWILNMQDKDGNTALHLAVKAGDTRTFFLLFGNRQVRMDLANNDGQTCRDLSLIDIPPGLSYKWNPKQMIHRALTRARAAHGIRRWDQFEEECILRPRREDEEKESEKLNNSTQTLGISSVLIVTVTFGATFALPGGYIADDHANGGAPTLAGRRAFRVFVVANALAFICSSLGTVGLMYSGITTVDLPIRQRHFLRSLFFVSSSLTCLVVAFASGSYTVLSPVAHSTAVAICVISMVVIVYRSLGRFQRMYALAAPLYVRAGIQPLLRLAKDIFTRMLRLYWPFIVIFTWAACATNHDA, encoded by the exons ATGGCAGCCGCCGCCATGCATCCCTACACGAGGCAGCCGTACGTGCGACCCTCCCACACTACCACCATGCATCCTAGGCTTCTCATGGCTGCTCGCCTCGGGGACACCCAGCGGCTGAAGAATCTCCTCGATGATGGAAGAAGCGTCAGCGTTGGGGCACATGTTGTCCGAGTTGAGggctcgtcgtcatcgtcaggACCTTCAGCCGCAACGCCCCTTACGACCACCGCCTGCGGCTCCAGCTGCTCCCTGCTCCACGTAGTAGCAGCGAGTGGCGATGGCGATGAGTTCCTGGAGTCAGCGAAGGTGATCCACGACAGGGCCAGACACCTCCTGGGCATTCCCGACAGCAACGGTGACACGCCGCTGCACCTCGCTGCTAGGGCTGGGAACGCCAGGATGGTGTCTCACCTGATCCATCTGGCCAAAACCACCGACGACGACGTGGCCGGCGAGGAGGGACACGGCGGCGCCGACGAGAGCCGCTCGTCGAGGTTAGTGAAGGAGCTGTTGCGCGGCGAGAACAGGCGCGGCGAGACAGTGCTGCACGACGCGGTCCGCGTGGGGAGCCGGTGCATGGTCATCCGGCTAATGGAGGAGGATCCTGAGTTGGCCAGCTTCCCAAGGGAAGAAGGACGAGGTGCATCGCCGCTGTACCTCGCCGTCGTGATGGAGGAGGTCGCTATTGCGCGGTCACTGCATGACATGAGCCATGGCAGCCTTTCGTATGCTGGACCAAATGGGCAAAATGCTTTACATGCGGCAGTTCTCCGAGGCAAAG ggccgtccatttgcatggtGACAGTAATGACAGCTATGCTACTGGGTTGGAACGAGGGCCTTACCGAACAAGGGGACCATGATGGCTGCACGCCTCTTCATTTCGCCACATCGCAACAACCAGAAGAAGGAAGAAGCTTGCCGTGCAGGATCTCCAACAAGTTCCCCTGGGTTCGCTTGTCGGCCGCCGACATCCCGCTCCTGTTACTTCAAACCAATCCTTGCTCGGCATACTGCCGTGACGCCGGCGGGGCATTCCCTATCCATGTCGCCGCTGCAGTGGGCGCGCACAAGGCGGTCACCACTCTCCTTGGCATGTCTCCGGACAGCGCTGGGCTGCAGGACGCCGGCGGGAGGACTTTCCTCCACGTTGCAGTGGAGAAGAAGAGACACAGCGTTGTCAAGCACGCATGCCGGGCGCCATCGTTGGCGTGGATTCTCAACATGCAAGACAAGGACGGGAACACTGCGCTGCACCTCGCTGTGAAGGCTGGGGATACCCGCACCTTCTTCCTCCTGTTCGGGAACCGGCAGGTGCGCATGGATTTGGCAAACAACGATGGGCAGACTTGTCGAGACCTGTCACTCATTGACATCCCTCCAGGGTTGTCGTATAAATGG aacCCCAAGCAAATGATCCATCGTGCTTTGACCCGTGCGAGGGCTGCCCATGGCATCCGTCGCTGGGACCAGTTTGAGGAGGAGTGCATCCTGAGGCCAAGACGAGAGGACGAGGAGAAAGAGTCGGAGAAGCTCAACAACTCGACGCAGACTCTTGGCATCAGCTCCGTGCTGATAGTGACGGTGACGTTCGGCGCCACTTTCGCGCTCCCGGGAGGCTACATCGCCGACGACCATGCCAACGGTGGCGCGCCGACGCTCGCCGGGAGGCGAGCCTTCCGGGTGTTCGTCGTGGCCAACGCGCTGGCGTTCATCTGCTCGTCGCTGGGCACCGTCGGCCTCATGTACTCCGGCATCACCACCGTGGACCTCCCGATTCGCCAGAGGCACTTCCTCAGGTCGCTCTTCTTCGTGTCCAGCTCCTTGACTTGCCTCGTCGTTGCCTTCGCCTCGGGTAGCTACACGGTGCTGTCCCCGGTTGCTCACAGCACCGCCGTTGCAATCTGTGTGATCAGCATGGTGGTCATCGTCTACCGAAGCCTAGGGCGTTTCCAGAGGATGTATGCGCTGGCTGCACCCCTATATgtgagagctgggatccagccACTGCTGAGGCTAGCCAAAGACATCTTCACTAGGATGTTAAGGTTGTACTGGCCCTTCATTGTCATATTTACTTGGGCCGCTTGCGCAACAAACCATGATGCCTAG